The following are encoded together in the Ignavibacteriales bacterium genome:
- a CDS encoding carbon-nitrogen family hydrolase yields MKIALVQYDPVWEDKESNKLKLKTMLQSPESYDALIFPEMTLTGFTMSAEKFAEGTGGESFSFFSSIALEKNCDVLAGIIERGIRRSYNTMLHITAKGKLNKIYRKIHPFSYSNENKFYEAGNRPAITKIKNHQIGLSICYDLRFPELYRDYGKKRVHLIVDIANWPDTRIEHWRTLLKARAIENQCYVAGVNRVGDDPKLHYNGFSSVFDPMGKEIAAIENEEKIIIADVDKNYLREVREKFPFLNDMKMVLNFILPPILLQE; encoded by the coding sequence ATGAAAATAGCCTTAGTACAATATGACCCTGTCTGGGAAGACAAAGAATCTAATAAATTGAAGTTGAAAACTATGCTTCAATCTCCTGAAAGTTATGATGCTCTGATTTTTCCTGAAATGACTCTAACCGGTTTTACTATGTCTGCTGAAAAATTTGCAGAAGGTACGGGCGGAGAAAGTTTTAGTTTTTTTTCTTCGATAGCTTTAGAAAAAAACTGTGATGTTTTAGCCGGTATTATCGAGCGTGGAATAAGGAGGAGTTACAACACGATGCTTCATATAACCGCAAAAGGCAAGTTGAATAAAATCTATCGCAAGATTCACCCATTTTCTTATTCAAACGAAAATAAATTTTATGAAGCGGGCAATAGACCTGCGATCACCAAAATTAAAAATCATCAAATCGGTTTATCAATCTGTTATGATTTGCGCTTCCCGGAATTGTACAGGGATTATGGAAAGAAACGTGTTCATCTCATTGTTGATATTGCTAATTGGCCTGATACAAGGATTGAACATTGGCGAACTTTGCTAAAAGCCCGCGCAATCGAAAATCAGTGCTACGTCGCAGGTGTTAACCGGGTGGGGGATGATCCAAAGCTTCACTATAACGGCTTCAGCAGTGTGTTTGACCCTATGGGTAAAGAAATCGCAGCAATTGAGAATGAAGAAAAAATAATTATTGCCGATGTTGATAAAAACTATCTCCGTGAAGTAAGAGAAAAATTTCCTTTCTTAAATGATATGAAAATGGTTTTAAATTTTATTTTGCCACCGATATTATTGCAAGAATAA